In Mastacembelus armatus chromosome 22, fMasArm1.2, whole genome shotgun sequence, a genomic segment contains:
- the gpx2 gene encoding glutathione peroxidase 2 — translation MTFIAKTFYDLKATMLEGDSVDFNVFRGRVVLIENVASLUGTTTRDYSELNQLQSKYPHRLVVLGFPCNQFGYQENCSNGEILRSLQHVRPGSGFRPNFTIFEKCDVNGTNTHPVFAYLKDKLPYPDDDPNSLMQDPKFLVWSPICRTDISWNFEKFLIGPEGEPFKRYSKRFPTIDIEPDIQRLLRLTKT, via the exons ATGACGTTCATCGCCAAGACATTCTACGACTTGAAGGCCACCATGCTGGAGGGGGACTCGGTGGATTTCAACGTCTTCAGGGGACGGGTGGTCCTCATAGAGAATGTGGCCTCGCTCTGAGGCACAACCACCCGGGACTACAGCGAGCTCAACCAGCTTCAGAGCAAGTACCCCCATCGGCTGGTGGTCCTGGGTTTTCCCTGTAACCAGTTTGGATATCAG GAGAACTGCTCCAATGGTGAAATCCTGAGATCACTGCAGCATGTGCGTCCAGGCAGCGGCTTTAGGCCCAACTTCACCATCTTTGAGAAGTGTGACGTCAATGGAACAAACACGCACCCAGTCTTTGCCTATCTGAAAGACAAACTCCCCTATCCCGATGATGACCCCAACTCTCTCATGCAGGACCCGAAATTTCTGGTTTGGAGCCCCATCTGCAGAACCGACATCTCTTGGAACTTTGAGAAATTTCTCATCGGGCCTGAGGGAGAGCCCTTTAAAAGATACAGCAAAAGGTTCCCCACCATTGACATTGAGCCTGACATTCAAAGATTATTAAGATTAACCAAGACTTAA
- the LOC113129013 gene encoding ras-related protein Rab-15-like, which produces MAKQYDILCRLLLLGDSGVGKTCMLRRFTDSEFDSSHISTIGVDFKMKTLDIDGIKVRVQIWDTAGQERYQTITKQYYRRAQGIVFVYDVTNEPSFQHIGKWASDVDEYAPDKVQKILVGNKSDEELGRQVTKERGSKLAESYRMEFFETSASTNSNISESFTRATELVLRAHKRDVDNLLVSLDDYLEKAALEEEKGSRDTENTTQRTCAC; this is translated from the exons ATGGCTAAGCAGTACGACATTCTGTGCAG GTTGCTCCTGCTCGGAGACTCCGGGGTTGGAAAGACGTGCATGTTGCGCAGGTTCACGGACAGTGAATTTGACTCTTCCCATATTTCCACCATCG GagttgattttaaaatgaaaacactagATATTGATGGAATCAAAGTGCGAGTCCAGATATG GGACACGGCTGGTCAGGAGCGTTATCAGACCATTACTAAACAGTACTACAGGCGGGCACAG GGAATTGTCTTTGTGTACGATGTCACAAACGAGCCATCCTTTCAGCACATAGGGAAGTGGGCCAGTGATGTGGATGAA TATGCCCCAGACAAGGTGCAGAAGATCTTGGTCGGAAACAAGTCTGATGAGGAGCTGGGGAGACAGGTGACAAAGGAGAGAGGAAGCAAG CTAGCTGAAAGCTACAGAATGGAGTTCTTTGAAACCAGTGCTTCCACCAACAGTAACATCAGTGAG TCATTCACTCGTGCGACAGAACTTGTGCTGCGGGCTCACAAGAGAGATGTGGACAACTTGTTGGTGTCCCTGGATGATTATCTAGAAAAGGCTGctctggaggaagagaaggggagCCGAGATACTGAAAACACCACTCAGAGGACATGTGCCTGTTAG